From the Acidilutibacter cellobiosedens genome, one window contains:
- a CDS encoding aspartate/glutamate racemase family protein, whose translation MKVLYIVPGTLSQTELGTEELNRRLGILRKIAPPDMKVDIGEVDEGPDSIESFYDEYLSIPGVIKGIAKAENDGYDGVVLGCFGDPGIIAAREMVDIPVVGPGEVSIHAAAMLGDKFSIIGVGSEFNYGYIKQVRDAGLESRLVSIKSSNLTVMDVNTNYEESKRIILKLCREAVEKDGADSLLLGCMSMAFMDISEELSSELDIPVVNAAKVSLYNLYSLIKSKLFFSPKTYGAVKGFPRRR comes from the coding sequence GTGAAAGTCTTGTATATTGTACCGGGAACTCTTTCCCAAACGGAATTGGGTACCGAAGAACTTAACAGAAGGTTGGGGATTTTAAGGAAAATAGCACCGCCGGATATGAAAGTGGATATCGGAGAAGTAGATGAAGGACCGGACTCTATTGAATCCTTTTATGATGAATATTTGTCTATACCTGGAGTAATTAAGGGAATTGCCAAAGCTGAGAATGATGGATATGACGGAGTCGTTTTAGGATGTTTCGGAGATCCCGGTATTATTGCAGCACGGGAAATGGTAGATATACCTGTAGTAGGTCCCGGGGAAGTATCTATACATGCTGCTGCAATGTTAGGAGATAAGTTTTCCATAATCGGAGTAGGAAGTGAATTTAATTATGGTTATATAAAGCAGGTAAGAGATGCGGGATTGGAAAGCAGATTAGTTTCCATAAAAAGTTCAAACCTTACGGTAATGGATGTCAATACCAATTATGAAGAATCTAAAAGAATAATATTAAAACTTTGCAGGGAAGCAGTGGAAAAAGACGGAGCAGATTCCCTCCTTTTGGGCTGTATGTCTATGGCATTTATGGATATAAGCGAAGAACTTAGTTCAGAACTCGATATCCCTGTGGTAAATGCCGCAAAAGTTTCTCTTTATAATTTATATTCCTTAATTAAATCGAAATTATTTTTTAGTCCCAAGACTTACGGTGCTGTTAAGGGATTTCCCAGGAGGCGATAA
- a CDS encoding ABC transporter substrate-binding protein encodes MKKLVALLLILVMIFSITACSKDNSPPDTEGSENGGQAESKFGGELKVGITTDVDMLNPLVSNDRVGSWILNNIYPTLMIMNEKAEKVPYIAESITTSEDGKTVTVKLKDGLKWQDGEPLTSADVKFTGDILYEYKLQWQADVFDQVVSVKTPDDLTIVYQLKQPYPGFITTLGFWQRIVPKHIWEKVEDPKTYANEQPVGLGPYKLSSYEKGQYYTLERVDEWFGSPEGKPYLDKVTFRIYPDINTMVLALKTGEIDLTAKDIPHSAAAELSNNKDFTVAKTPSLGYVYIGFNYTNEFLKDNAVRKAISEAIDREKIITMALEGDGMTMPGPISPVYKEYQKDEFVLPQFDVETSKKTLSDAGYKDSDGDGILNSPSGKNVSLELMYDGNDMYLDKTAQILVSNLKDVGIELKLKPLEKSTYSDLVFNQKKFDINLGGWGIIEDVFDSMYTLFHSTAQLNFMGLNNPKLDEYMEGSKFAATQADIDKNMDLFQEEFIKEVPVVPLYVQEYNFAYSNAFDGFKLFPSDLKGLVDPQSLCQVYKK; translated from the coding sequence ATGAAAAAATTAGTTGCACTTTTGTTGATACTTGTAATGATATTTTCTATAACTGCTTGTTCTAAAGATAACAGTCCGCCTGATACTGAGGGCTCTGAAAATGGGGGACAAGCAGAAAGCAAATTTGGAGGAGAATTGAAAGTAGGTATAACTACGGATGTAGATATGCTTAATCCTTTAGTATCTAATGACAGGGTAGGATCATGGATTCTTAACAACATCTATCCTACTTTAATGATAATGAATGAAAAGGCAGAGAAAGTACCGTATATTGCTGAAAGTATAACCACTTCTGAAGATGGCAAAACAGTTACGGTTAAGCTCAAAGACGGATTGAAATGGCAGGATGGAGAGCCTCTTACGTCAGCAGATGTGAAATTTACAGGAGATATATTGTATGAGTATAAATTACAATGGCAGGCAGATGTGTTTGATCAAGTTGTATCAGTTAAAACTCCAGATGATTTGACAATAGTTTATCAGCTGAAGCAACCTTACCCCGGCTTTATTACGACTCTCGGATTTTGGCAGAGAATAGTGCCGAAACATATTTGGGAAAAAGTAGAGGATCCTAAAACTTATGCAAATGAACAACCTGTAGGGTTAGGGCCTTATAAACTTTCATCCTATGAAAAGGGTCAATATTATACTTTAGAAAGAGTGGATGAATGGTTTGGTTCCCCGGAAGGGAAACCATATCTTGATAAAGTTACTTTCAGAATATATCCGGACATAAACACAATGGTACTTGCATTAAAAACAGGTGAAATAGATTTGACTGCCAAGGATATTCCTCATTCTGCTGCTGCAGAATTATCAAACAATAAAGATTTTACTGTAGCTAAGACACCGAGCTTAGGATACGTGTATATAGGGTTTAACTATACGAATGAATTCTTAAAGGATAATGCAGTAAGAAAAGCAATTTCGGAAGCAATTGATCGTGAAAAAATCATTACTATGGCCTTAGAAGGTGATGGCATGACAATGCCGGGACCAATTTCGCCGGTATATAAAGAATATCAAAAAGATGAATTTGTATTACCTCAGTTTGATGTGGAAACGTCTAAGAAAACACTATCTGATGCAGGGTATAAGGATTCGGACGGAGATGGAATATTAAACTCTCCATCAGGTAAAAATGTATCTCTTGAACTTATGTATGATGGTAATGACATGTATTTGGATAAGACGGCACAAATATTGGTATCAAATTTAAAGGATGTAGGAATTGAATTGAAATTAAAACCTCTTGAAAAATCAACTTACAGCGATCTTGTATTTAATCAAAAGAAATTTGATATTAACTTGGGCGGCTGGGGAATAATCGAAGATGTGTTTGATAGCATGTATACACTGTTCCATTCAACAGCTCAGCTTAACTTCATGGGCCTCAACAATCCTAAACTGGATGAATATATGGAAGGATCAAAATTTGCTGCGACTCAAGCAGATATTGATAAGAATATGGATTTATTCCAGGAAGAATTTATCAAGGAAGTTCCAGTTGTTCCTTTATATGTTCAGGAGTATAATTTTGCATATTCCAATGCCTTTGATGGTTTTAAGTTATTCCCAAGTGATTTAAAAGGACTTGTGGATCCTCAGTCACTTTGTCAGGTATATAAAAAGTAG
- a CDS encoding N-acyl-D-amino-acid deacylase family protein, which produces MKYDLIIKNGFIVDGSGNPGFYGDVGIKNGKIIKVGSTVSGDADKIIDAEGNLVSPGFIDPHVHEELIVLNDNKFEVFLKQGVTTIISGNCGHSITPYSSSNIYEYMYKNGLIAQETVEKYNRDNPKWNNFSEYADCVTRKGTNINMGFLLGHGTIRWSVMGGSKDRKPTLEEGKEIERLVREGMEQGAFGISTGLSYIPSRYADTEELIEVAKIIKEYDGIYASHIRYYLGVKEAVKEAIKIGQESGVRVQVSHLTPTVPEAFDLILEARNNKVEIAADTIPRSTGHCTRKDRLIQFIMATSSKLFDLGIEGVKAALKTEEGRKEIMKDESLFGEDKSNIIIINTDNPELENRSVKDIAAEKGIDSDDLVLDLLADDNDNITFWLGGPVRGDFPYKTHEKNILDNPLVMVGSDTIFGEVDDPYAWYELQRRGAFPIFFNMYLEGGIKIEEIVKRVTSLPAQQFRIKNKGLLTEGKDADISIINIGKYYYPNPDEIDYKDPLKTADGVEYVIVNGKIALNKGKVLESYPGKVILKNEEEIKI; this is translated from the coding sequence ATGAAATATGATTTGATTATAAAGAACGGTTTTATAGTGGATGGTTCCGGTAATCCGGGATTTTATGGAGATGTAGGTATTAAAAACGGAAAAATTATAAAAGTGGGAAGTACTGTTTCGGGAGATGCCGATAAAATCATTGATGCTGAAGGAAATCTTGTGTCTCCCGGGTTTATTGATCCTCATGTCCATGAAGAGCTTATAGTGTTGAATGATAATAAATTTGAAGTTTTCTTGAAACAGGGAGTAACGACGATTATTAGTGGGAATTGCGGTCATTCCATAACTCCCTATAGTTCAAGCAATATATATGAATATATGTATAAGAACGGACTGATTGCTCAAGAAACCGTTGAAAAATACAATAGAGATAATCCCAAATGGAACAATTTTTCCGAATATGCTGATTGCGTAACCAGAAAAGGCACAAACATAAATATGGGTTTCTTATTGGGTCATGGAACTATCAGATGGAGTGTTATGGGCGGTTCAAAGGATAGGAAGCCCACTCTCGAAGAAGGAAAAGAAATAGAAAGATTAGTAAGAGAAGGGATGGAGCAGGGTGCCTTTGGGATATCGACAGGTCTTTCCTATATACCAAGCAGATATGCGGATACGGAGGAGCTAATAGAAGTCGCAAAGATTATAAAAGAATACGATGGTATATATGCATCTCATATCAGGTATTATTTAGGAGTTAAAGAAGCAGTAAAAGAAGCAATAAAAATTGGACAAGAATCGGGAGTAAGAGTTCAGGTGTCCCATTTGACTCCTACAGTTCCTGAAGCCTTTGATTTAATCCTTGAGGCAAGGAACAATAAGGTAGAAATAGCTGCTGATACTATTCCCAGAAGTACGGGACATTGTACAAGAAAAGACAGACTTATACAATTTATTATGGCAACATCGTCAAAACTGTTTGATTTGGGAATTGAAGGTGTAAAAGCTGCCTTGAAGACGGAAGAAGGAAGAAAAGAAATCATGAAAGATGAATCCCTGTTTGGAGAAGATAAGAGCAACATCATAATTATAAATACTGATAATCCGGAATTGGAGAATAGAAGCGTTAAGGATATAGCTGCAGAAAAAGGGATAGATTCCGATGATTTGGTTTTGGATCTCTTGGCAGATGACAATGATAACATCACATTTTGGTTGGGAGGCCCTGTAAGGGGAGATTTTCCATATAAGACTCACGAAAAAAATATTCTTGACAACCCTTTAGTAATGGTTGGTTCAGATACAATATTTGGCGAAGTAGACGATCCCTATGCATGGTATGAGCTTCAAAGAAGAGGAGCCTTTCCAATATTCTTTAATATGTATTTAGAAGGAGGCATTAAAATAGAAGAAATAGTAAAAAGAGTGACAAGTCTGCCTGCTCAGCAGTTCAGGATCAAGAATAAGGGATTGTTAACGGAAGGTAAGGATGCTGATATCTCTATAATAAATATAGGTAAATATTATTATCCCAATCCTGATGAGATAGATTATAAGGATCCTTTAAAAACTGCCGACGGTGTGGAATATGTTATTGTAAACGGTAAAATAGCATTAAATAAAGGTAAAGTACTGGAATCATATCCAGGTAAAGTAATATTAAAAAATGAGGAGGAGATTAAAATATGA